From the genome of Chanos chanos chromosome 5, fChaCha1.1, whole genome shotgun sequence, one region includes:
- the mmp25b gene encoding matrix metalloproteinase-25: protein MQRFGGLKETGKLDRDTLRLMEMPRCSLPDIVGVEDMLRRRRRRRRKRYALSGLRWEKTELTWSLQNYPSISKSLNQDNIERILTKAFKVWSDISMLQFHALPATAHNEADLRISFKSSLHEDGYPFDGKGGTLAHAFFPGEAEIAGDTHFDDQETWSISDGDDSIDLFTVAVHEFGHALGLSHSSTDPSIMRPYYLGPVGNMDTYQLPQDDRQAIQTLYGIKGGVTAPPGGSSPPLPNPHPTRVILQPDPSSRERCEGGFDAVADIRGDVFFFKGIHFWRIQRSGSLVSFAPALITNFWIGLPRNLQKIDAVYERKTDSHIIFFIGSQYWVFKDNVALPDYPRPLLDWGMKSADGTEVNKVEAAFVWAHNGKTYLFSGRRFWRFTEGQGGTAPKPEGGYPKNSSLWKGVPDNPDDIITWGEGDTYFFKNNSYWVLRRGGLDQDVVSARSTAVDWMFCPVPPSSKPTNPRAGSGDCSCAFSRASKFRNSTWLILLSFSFVF from the exons atgcagagattTGGCGGGCTCAAGGAAACGGGCAAGCTCG ACCGTGACACACTGAGACTCATGGAAATGCCGCGATGTTCGCTCCCTGACATTGTCGGAGTTGAGGACATGctaaggaggaggaggaggaggaggagaaagagataTGCCCTGTCAGGACTCCGCTGGGAAAAAACAGAGCTCACCTGGAG TCTTCAGAATTACCCCTCCATTTCAAAGTCACTTAATCAAGACAATATTGAGAGGATATTGACCAAAGCTTTTAAAGTTTGGAGTGACATCAGCATGCTCCAGTTTCATGCCCTACCTGCAACGGCACACAATGAGGCAGATCTGAGAATCTCCTTTAAAAGTTCTCTCCACGAAGATGGCTATCCATTCGATGGAAAGGGGGGCACTCTTGCTCATGCGTTCTTCCCTGGAGAGGCGGAAATCGCGGGGGATACACATTTTGACGATCAAGAGACTTGGAGCATCAGTG ATGGCGATGATAGCATAGACCTCTTCACTGTGGCAGTGCATGAGTTTGGCCATGCTCTGGGCCTTTCTCATTCCTCCACTGATCCCTCCATCATGAGACCTTATTACCTGGGCCCTGTAGGAAACATGGACACTTACCAACTCCCTCAAGATGACCGCCAAGCCATTCAGACTCTTTATG GGATCAAAGGCGGTGTTACAGCTCCACCTGGTGGATCTTCACCACCTCTGCCTAACCCTCATCCAACCAGAGTTATTCTGCA ACCTGATCCCTCATCTCGAGAGCGCTGTGAAGGCGGTTTTGATGCTGTGGCAGACATCAGAggagatgttttcttttttaagg GCATACACTTTTGGCGAATCCAGAGATCTGGCTCTCTGGTTTCCTTTGCTCCAGCTCTCATTACAAATTTTTGGATTGGTCTTCCACGCAACCTCCAGAAGATTGATGCTGTTTATGAGCGGAAGACTGACAGCCATATTATCTTCTTCATAG GTTCACAGTACTGGGTATTTAAAGACAACGTTGCACTCCCTGATTACCCTCGGCCATTGTTAGACTGGGGAATGAAGTCTGCTGACGGAACAGAGGTGAATAAGGTTGAGGCAGCTTTTGTATGGGCCCACAATGGGAAAACATATCTCTTTAGTGGCAGAAGGTTCTGGAGGTTTACTGAGGGGCAGGGCGGGACTGCACCAAAACCAGAAGGAGGCTATCCCAAAAACAGTTCTCTCTGGAAAGGTGTGCCAGACAACCCTGATGATATCATCACCTGGGGAGAAG GAGATACTTATTTCTTCAAAAATAACTCATACTGGGTTCTGAGGAGAGGGGGGTTGGACCAAGATGTTGTCAGTGCCAGATCTACTGCTGTTGACTGGATGTTTTGTCCTGTACCACCATCTTCTAAACCTACTAATCCACGAGCTGGGAGTGGAGACTGCAGCTGTGCATTCAGCAGAGCCTCAAAATTCAGAAATTCTACCTGGTTGATCctgctgtctttttcttttgttttttaa